The following proteins are encoded in a genomic region of Desulfosporosinus youngiae DSM 17734:
- the cooS gene encoding anaerobic carbon-monoxide dehydrogenase catalytic subunit gives MSRQVLMTDLTMDTGVQELLVKAEQETIETAFQRAKEQEPHCKFGLTGVCCRRCLQGPCRVTFNGNKGVKRGVCGATADQIVARNLLSLIVEGTTPHVEHAREILHTLLETAEGKAPYEIKGKEKLIAIGKQLGLMVDGVELDKLAREVALIALQDFQQQSGVSHWLRLRAQEQSVETWEKLNILPSNAHLEIANAINKTAMGCESDPVSLLLAIMKMGLVEGYDGLHLSTDLQDILFGTPRLVKTQYRMGVIKEDYVNIAVHGHIPMVSEKILEWSRKLNNKAQALGAQGINIVGICCSANELLMRQGVAVATNYASQELAIITGALEAMVVDAQCIMPGLAQVAECYHTELISTLPNIKIEGASHVDWTPEAADQMGEEIVRRALAHYPERDQSKVRIPGDTVEAYAGFSVEQIVELLAALNGPDPLLPLIEAIAQGDILGVVAIVGCTNPKVKQDWANTEVAKELMRNNVLVVATGCSAHSLGKNGLLSPAGLQYCGEKLASVLTAIGQANGLPALPPALHMGSCVDNSRIDDLLVALATRMGVAVRELPVAGSSPENHSPKALSIGTFFIAQGVDVHIGVNAPITGSPLVEQALTANKGEFSVTTDELFGGKLIYEADPIQAAQTMIVRIMQKRQALGLVCPEIKESAAK, from the coding sequence ATGTCAAGACAAGTATTAATGACTGATCTGACAATGGATACCGGAGTACAGGAATTATTAGTGAAAGCAGAACAGGAAACTATTGAGACAGCGTTTCAAAGGGCGAAGGAGCAAGAGCCCCATTGCAAATTTGGTTTAACGGGCGTTTGCTGCCGCCGTTGTCTTCAAGGGCCCTGCCGGGTGACCTTTAATGGGAACAAAGGGGTAAAACGCGGAGTGTGTGGGGCTACAGCCGACCAGATTGTAGCGCGTAATCTGCTGTCCCTGATTGTGGAAGGTACGACTCCCCATGTAGAACATGCCCGGGAGATACTCCACACCCTTTTGGAAACCGCCGAAGGGAAAGCTCCTTATGAAATAAAGGGCAAGGAAAAGCTTATTGCTATTGGCAAGCAGCTGGGCTTAATGGTAGATGGCGTAGAGTTAGATAAATTAGCCCGGGAAGTTGCTTTAATCGCTTTACAAGATTTTCAGCAACAATCCGGAGTGTCTCACTGGTTGCGTCTGCGGGCCCAGGAACAATCGGTTGAAACCTGGGAAAAACTGAATATCCTGCCTTCCAACGCTCACTTGGAAATAGCCAATGCCATCAATAAAACAGCGATGGGCTGTGAGAGTGATCCGGTTAGTCTTTTGTTGGCAATTATGAAAATGGGCTTAGTCGAAGGATATGACGGCTTGCATCTTTCCACGGATCTCCAGGATATTTTGTTCGGTACGCCACGGCTGGTCAAAACCCAATACAGAATGGGTGTGATTAAAGAAGATTATGTCAATATTGCCGTGCACGGTCATATTCCGATGGTCTCGGAAAAAATCCTGGAGTGGAGCCGTAAGTTGAATAATAAGGCCCAAGCCTTAGGGGCTCAAGGAATTAACATTGTAGGAATTTGTTGCAGTGCTAATGAACTTTTAATGCGCCAAGGGGTTGCCGTAGCGACAAACTATGCCAGTCAGGAATTAGCGATTATTACCGGTGCCTTAGAGGCCATGGTCGTCGATGCTCAATGTATCATGCCTGGCCTGGCTCAAGTGGCTGAGTGTTACCATACAGAACTTATTTCCACCTTGCCCAATATTAAGATAGAAGGAGCAAGCCATGTGGATTGGACACCGGAAGCTGCAGATCAAATGGGAGAGGAGATTGTCCGCCGGGCCCTGGCCCACTATCCGGAGCGAGACCAATCCAAAGTCCGGATTCCGGGAGATACCGTAGAAGCCTACGCAGGTTTTTCCGTTGAGCAGATTGTGGAGCTTTTGGCGGCTTTAAATGGTCCGGACCCTTTACTCCCCTTGATAGAAGCCATTGCTCAAGGGGATATCTTAGGTGTAGTTGCTATTGTCGGCTGCACAAATCCTAAAGTAAAACAAGACTGGGCTAATACGGAAGTGGCCAAAGAGCTTATGAGGAATAATGTCTTAGTCGTTGCTACCGGATGTTCAGCTCACTCCTTAGGGAAAAATGGCTTATTGTCCCCCGCCGGCTTGCAATATTGCGGCGAAAAACTAGCCAGTGTTCTGACAGCCATTGGGCAAGCCAACGGTTTACCGGCCTTACCTCCGGCTCTTCACATGGGAAGTTGTGTGGATAATTCCAGGATTGATGATTTGCTGGTTGCTTTAGCCACTAGAATGGGTGTAGCTGTGAGAGAATTACCTGTGGCAGGCTCCAGTCCTGAAAATCATAGTCCCAAAGCCTTATCGATTGGAACCTTCTTTATCGCTCAGGGAGTGGATGTTCACATCGGGGTTAATGCCCCTATTACCGGTTCACCGCTGGTAGAACAGGCTCTTACAGCTAACAAAGGCGAGTTTTCCGTGACTACCGATGAGCTTTTCGGGGGAAAGCTAATTTACGAAGCAGACCCCATTCAGGCTGCCCAAACAATGATTGTTCGTATTATGCAAAAACGCCAGGCTTTGGGACTTGTTTGTCCGGAAATTAAGGAAAGTGCTGCAAAATAA
- a CDS encoding CarD family transcriptional regulator, protein MFNVGDKILYPVHGTCIIEAVEEKEILGERKLCYILNIPQEKLHVMIPMDKAVNIGIRQVVKPEILENVLSGFNLGNTDSIIFENQRWCKDINKKKFKSGDIYKGAEIIRDLTRKGQKNKLDANDTNMLNNARQVFVSEIMEVKGLEEKQAISLLDEVLNSCSNSPCS, encoded by the coding sequence ATGTTTAACGTGGGCGACAAAATTCTTTATCCGGTTCATGGAACTTGTATTATCGAAGCGGTTGAAGAAAAAGAGATTTTAGGGGAAAGAAAACTCTGCTACATTTTGAACATTCCTCAGGAAAAATTGCATGTTATGATTCCTATGGACAAAGCTGTCAATATAGGGATACGACAGGTCGTTAAACCTGAGATATTAGAAAATGTACTCAGTGGTTTTAACCTTGGAAATACTGACTCAATTATCTTTGAAAATCAACGATGGTGTAAAGATATTAATAAAAAGAAATTTAAAAGTGGTGACATTTATAAAGGTGCGGAAATTATTCGTGATTTAACACGTAAGGGCCAAAAAAATAAGCTTGATGCAAATGACACAAACATGTTGAACAATGCACGTCAGGTTTTTGTCAGTGAGATTATGGAAGTAAAGGGCCTAGAAGAAAAACAAGCGATTAGTTTATTGGATGAAGTGTTGAATTCCTGTTCCAATTCTCCCTGCAGTTGA
- a CDS encoding GGDEF domain-containing response regulator: MAIAIVDDTLFSLEVLKASLRAAGYYDIITLSSAKELYQLVEGQSELGIVELDLILMDIVMPEISGIEACQSIKKRSWLVDVPVIMVTSRTDTNDLQLAFSAGAMDYIKKPLDNVELLARVRSALKLKHETARRKARELELIEVTRQLQAANEKLQSLSFFDGLTGIANRRNFDQRLMQEIKRSRREGMPLSLIMLDIDYFKAFNDTYGHLKGDDCLILVASLLVKALKRPGDFPARYGGEEFAVILPNTDDIGAAVIAEELRTSIERADVEHVNSLCAGRVTVSLGMVTKFPGQEETSEDLIRAADRALYRSKNDGRNRVSEERLHSNPSNCIL; the protein is encoded by the coding sequence ATGGCTATTGCTATTGTCGATGATACGCTTTTTAGCTTAGAAGTACTTAAAGCCTCTCTTAGGGCTGCGGGATACTATGACATTATTACGCTTAGCTCCGCTAAGGAACTTTATCAGCTCGTTGAAGGGCAGTCTGAGCTGGGAATTGTTGAACTCGACTTAATTTTAATGGATATCGTCATGCCGGAGATTAGTGGGATTGAAGCTTGCCAAAGTATTAAAAAAAGAAGTTGGCTTGTTGATGTACCGGTTATAATGGTGACTTCAAGAACCGACACTAATGATTTACAGCTGGCCTTCTCTGCCGGAGCTATGGATTATATAAAAAAGCCCCTGGATAATGTTGAATTACTGGCACGGGTGAGATCAGCCCTAAAATTGAAACATGAGACAGCTCGCAGAAAAGCCCGGGAACTGGAGCTTATTGAGGTGACACGTCAATTACAGGCAGCAAATGAAAAACTTCAAAGCCTTTCTTTTTTTGATGGATTGACGGGGATCGCTAATCGCAGAAACTTTGATCAACGATTAATGCAAGAGATAAAGCGTTCCCGGCGGGAGGGGATGCCCCTTTCTTTGATTATGCTGGATATTGATTATTTTAAAGCTTTCAATGATACCTATGGACACTTAAAAGGGGATGATTGTCTGATCCTTGTTGCGTCCCTGCTTGTTAAGGCACTAAAGCGTCCGGGGGATTTTCCGGCACGCTATGGGGGGGAGGAGTTTGCGGTTATCTTACCGAATACCGACGACATAGGAGCGGCCGTTATTGCAGAAGAATTGAGGACGAGTATTGAAAGAGCTGACGTCGAGCATGTTAATTCCCTTTGTGCAGGCCGGGTTACAGTGAGTTTAGGGATGGTAACGAAATTTCCCGGGCAGGAGGAAACCTCGGAAGATTTGATTAGGGCAGCGGATCGTGCTCTTTATCGCTCCAAAAATGATGGCCGTAATCGAGTCAGTGAGGAACGGCTTCATTCCAATCCTTCAAATTGCATATTATAG
- a CDS encoding ABC transporter ATP-binding protein, translated as MNILKKFIAYYKPYKFLFYFDMFCAIIVSAIDLAFPQILNYLAKNLFTQDKEAILHAIGFIGLALLGMYVVKYFCQYFIISWGHIMGAKMETDMRRDLFNHFQKLSFTYYDKNNTGEMMSKLVVDLFDISELAHHGPENVFISALKIIGSFALLMLINVKMTLILLGVTLIMVLFTIYKNVKMAPSFADSRVKIAAVNSGLQDSLAGIRVVKSFANENLEQEKFRKSNHQFLDSKVRIYHLMGGFHAWNSFFEGLLYVVIIVSGGLFIADGSLEISDLAIYVLYINLFINPIDVLINYTESFQKGYAGFKRFIEVLETEPDILDKDNAIPLTDVKGEICYKNVSFRYNDDANVLDNVSLTIGAGQTIALVGPSGGGKTTLCSLLPRFYDVASGSITIDGKDIRDVTLESLRNAIGIVQQDVYMFDGSIKENIAYGKAGATESEIIEAAQKANIHEFIMSLDEGYDTYVGERGVRLSGGQKQRLSIARVFLKNPPILILDEATSALDNDSEKYIQTSLQKLSQNRTTIVIAHRLSTIKNSDEIIVVTDQGIQERGSHKQLIEQSGIYAHYYNMQFEGLE; from the coding sequence ATGAATATCCTTAAGAAATTTATAGCCTATTATAAACCCTACAAATTCCTTTTTTACTTCGACATGTTTTGTGCCATCATTGTTTCCGCCATTGACCTGGCCTTCCCGCAGATTCTTAATTACCTGGCCAAAAATTTATTTACCCAAGACAAAGAAGCGATCCTGCACGCCATAGGATTTATCGGCTTGGCTTTACTGGGGATGTATGTGGTTAAATATTTTTGTCAGTATTTCATTATTTCCTGGGGCCACATCATGGGAGCTAAGATGGAAACCGATATGAGGCGGGATCTGTTTAATCATTTTCAGAAACTGTCTTTCACATACTATGATAAAAATAACACCGGCGAAATGATGTCCAAGCTGGTTGTTGACCTCTTCGATATCTCCGAGCTGGCACATCACGGACCGGAAAACGTTTTCATCTCCGCCCTTAAGATCATTGGTTCCTTTGCTCTCTTAATGTTAATCAATGTCAAAATGACCTTGATCCTGCTGGGAGTTACGTTAATCATGGTATTGTTTACAATTTATAAGAATGTTAAAATGGCCCCCAGCTTTGCTGACAGCCGTGTAAAAATTGCCGCTGTCAACTCCGGACTGCAAGACAGTCTGGCTGGAATCAGAGTTGTTAAGTCCTTTGCCAACGAAAACCTTGAACAAGAGAAATTCAGAAAAAGCAATCACCAATTTTTAGACTCCAAAGTCAGGATTTATCACCTGATGGGTGGTTTTCATGCCTGGAATTCTTTCTTTGAAGGGCTTCTCTATGTTGTCATTATTGTTTCCGGCGGGCTATTCATTGCCGATGGCTCATTAGAAATTTCGGATCTGGCCATTTATGTACTTTACATCAACCTCTTTATTAACCCCATTGATGTCTTAATCAACTATACTGAATCCTTTCAAAAGGGGTATGCCGGGTTTAAGCGGTTTATCGAAGTATTGGAAACGGAACCGGATATCCTGGACAAAGACAATGCTATACCTTTAACTGACGTAAAGGGAGAGATCTGCTATAAAAACGTATCCTTCCGTTATAACGATGATGCCAACGTTTTAGATAATGTCAGCCTCACTATTGGTGCCGGACAAACCATTGCTTTAGTGGGACCCTCCGGAGGCGGGAAAACCACCTTATGTTCTCTGCTGCCCAGATTTTATGATGTAGCCTCCGGCTCCATAACCATTGACGGCAAGGATATCCGGGATGTCACCTTAGAATCTTTGCGAAATGCTATTGGCATTGTGCAGCAGGATGTCTATATGTTTGACGGCTCCATCAAAGAAAATATTGCTTACGGCAAAGCAGGCGCCACAGAATCAGAAATTATTGAAGCAGCCCAAAAAGCCAATATTCACGAGTTTATCATGTCCCTTGACGAGGGCTATGACACTTATGTAGGAGAACGAGGAGTCAGACTCTCAGGAGGCCAAAAGCAAAGGCTTTCCATCGCCCGGGTATTCTTAAAGAATCCTCCCATTTTGATCTTAGATGAAGCTACCTCCGCTCTGGATAACGACAGTGAAAAATATATCCAGACATCACTGCAGAAACTCTCTCAAAACAGAACGACCATCGTGATTGCTCACAGATTAAGTACCATTAAAAATTCCGACGAAATTATTGTCGTCACTGACCAAGGCATTCAAGAAAGAGGCAGTCACAAACAACTCATTGAACAGTCGGGAATCTATGCTCATTACTATAATATGCAATTTGAAGGATTGGAATGA
- a CDS encoding retropepsin-like aspartic protease, translating into MRIDYRDGLLFTSIEITYRGKTKQISNVVIDTGASHSLLTQDCVDEIGIRISGEDEIVTSYGIGGREHSFVKKVDKVEVGEYCLNNCSLDFTSHIYEDINGLLGLDMLLNAGFIIDLKKLNMYLQI; encoded by the coding sequence ATGCGCATTGACTATAGAGATGGATTGCTTTTTACTAGTATTGAAATTACATATAGAGGGAAAACGAAGCAAATAAGCAATGTTGTAATAGATACAGGTGCCTCGCATTCCCTGTTAACCCAAGATTGTGTTGATGAAATAGGTATACGAATAAGTGGTGAGGATGAAATTGTTACCTCTTATGGCATAGGGGGGAGAGAACATTCTTTTGTAAAGAAAGTGGACAAAGTCGAGGTCGGAGAATATTGCCTTAATAATTGTTCATTGGATTTTACAAGCCACATTTACGAAGATATTAATGGACTTTTAGGTTTGGATATGCTGCTAAATGCTGGGTTTATCATTGATCTGAAAAAGTTAAATATGTACCTGCAAATTTGA
- a CDS encoding ATP-dependent helicase: protein MNDILTGLNEQQRQAVTATEGFIRVIAGAGSGKTRALSHRFAYLVNEIGIMPSNILCVTFTNKSAREMKQRIRQLCGDNDTGYISTFHSFCVTVLQEDINAVHYPKNFLVLDNSDINDMLKIVYEERGLTLRHMTFSKARDMIEIRKLFKDPEYYKFMISLSLEELHLKYLNAAETEDIIFWGYLYQEKKCFGLDYNDLIKYVLHIFSVDAGIRLKWQQRLEYIMIDEYQDIDELQYRLMKVLCAYHQNLFIVGDPDQTIYTWRGARLKYLLDFDREFPQVRTIMMMENYRSTPQILAAANSLIGNNKHRISKVLLPMLPDGAPVVYHHAKTAEEEARWIALQIKELAAQGVKLSDVTILYRAHFISRTLEEVFLKEKLPYTIYSGVQFFGRMEIKDTLSYLRLIVYKDDLSFLRVANVPKRNIGLRRMTFLKDYAARHQCSLYSALERTIDQEIFKGTKAQGFLDLIERFSAGYQTMPVSDLLNSLLDQSGYEAMLRTEGSQERLDNLAELKQSVYEYETTSGEENTLDNYLSHTSLLTNTDTAAGKNTVKLMTVHTAKGLEFPYVFLCGLGEGVFPSKKTATLEAMEEERRLAFVAFTRGEKGLYLTDAEGRNLDGSYRYPSRFIFNVDKNLLVYTAELDEGLVKESNWHISSSEKLIEAKSSGFPFRPGDRIVHSIMGTGEVIGINRDKAAYLIKFDNLGTVRNISLRAKIEAENSRN from the coding sequence ATGAATGACATCTTGACGGGACTTAATGAACAGCAGCGACAAGCAGTAACAGCCACGGAAGGCTTCATTCGCGTGATTGCGGGTGCGGGGTCGGGTAAGACCCGCGCGCTGTCGCATCGGTTTGCCTATCTGGTCAATGAGATTGGCATTATGCCGTCCAACATCCTCTGCGTCACATTTACCAATAAATCCGCCCGGGAGATGAAGCAGCGCATCCGCCAGCTCTGCGGCGACAACGATACCGGCTATATCAGCACTTTCCACAGCTTCTGCGTGACTGTTCTGCAGGAGGACATCAACGCTGTCCACTATCCAAAAAACTTTCTTGTGCTTGACAATTCCGATATCAACGACATGCTGAAGATCGTTTATGAAGAACGGGGCCTCACCTTGCGGCACATGACCTTCTCTAAAGCGAGAGACATGATCGAAATCCGCAAGCTGTTTAAAGATCCGGAGTACTACAAATTTATGATCTCTCTTTCCCTTGAGGAGCTGCATCTCAAATATCTGAATGCCGCCGAAACGGAGGACATCATCTTCTGGGGATACCTCTATCAGGAAAAGAAATGTTTCGGGCTTGACTACAACGACCTGATTAAATATGTACTCCACATCTTCAGCGTGGACGCGGGGATCCGGCTGAAGTGGCAGCAGCGGCTGGAATACATCATGATAGACGAGTATCAGGATATTGACGAGCTGCAGTACCGGCTGATGAAGGTGCTGTGTGCTTATCACCAAAACCTTTTTATCGTCGGCGACCCGGATCAGACCATCTATACCTGGCGCGGTGCCCGGCTTAAATATTTACTGGACTTTGACCGGGAATTCCCCCAGGTCCGCACCATCATGATGATGGAGAATTATCGCTCAACACCGCAGATTCTCGCTGCCGCTAATTCGTTAATCGGAAACAACAAACACCGCATCAGCAAGGTCTTGCTTCCCATGCTGCCGGACGGGGCCCCCGTTGTTTACCATCATGCCAAAACAGCGGAAGAGGAAGCCCGGTGGATTGCCCTTCAAATCAAGGAGCTGGCTGCTCAGGGGGTGAAGCTCAGCGACGTGACCATCCTCTATCGCGCCCATTTCATCTCCCGTACCCTGGAGGAGGTTTTTCTGAAAGAAAAACTCCCCTACACCATCTATAGCGGCGTACAATTTTTCGGCCGGATGGAGATCAAGGATACTCTCTCCTATCTCCGGCTCATTGTCTATAAGGACGACCTGTCCTTCCTGCGGGTAGCTAACGTACCCAAACGCAATATCGGCCTGCGGCGCATGACGTTTTTAAAAGATTACGCCGCCCGGCACCAATGCTCCCTGTACAGCGCTCTGGAAAGAACCATCGACCAGGAAATTTTCAAAGGCACCAAGGCCCAGGGGTTTCTCGATTTAATCGAACGTTTTTCCGCAGGATATCAGACTATGCCGGTTTCCGACTTGTTAAATTCCCTCCTTGACCAAAGCGGCTATGAGGCAATGCTCCGGACGGAAGGCAGTCAAGAGCGGCTGGACAATTTGGCGGAGCTCAAACAATCGGTTTATGAATACGAGACCACCAGCGGCGAGGAAAACACCTTAGATAACTATTTGTCTCATACCAGTCTGCTGACCAATACCGATACCGCTGCCGGCAAAAATACGGTTAAACTGATGACCGTTCATACGGCCAAGGGCCTGGAGTTCCCCTATGTATTTCTTTGCGGTCTTGGGGAAGGCGTGTTCCCTTCCAAAAAGACCGCGACCCTTGAAGCCATGGAAGAAGAGCGGCGGCTCGCCTTTGTCGCCTTCACCCGTGGGGAAAAAGGTTTGTACCTGACGGATGCGGAAGGACGGAACCTGGACGGCTCCTATCGCTATCCCTCCCGGTTTATTTTTAATGTAGACAAAAACCTGCTTGTTTACACGGCGGAACTTGATGAAGGTCTGGTCAAAGAATCAAATTGGCATATCAGCAGCAGCGAGAAACTAATAGAAGCGAAGTCTTCTGGGTTTCCTTTTCGGCCCGGCGACCGTATCGTACACAGCATCATGGGCACCGGTGAAGTCATCGGAATCAACCGTGACAAAGCTGCCTACTTAATTAAGTTCGACAACCTTGGAACGGTGAGGAATATAAGCCTGAGAGCCAAAATCGAAGCGGAAAACAGCAGAAATTAA
- a CDS encoding Crp/Fnr family transcriptional regulator, with the protein MDLNELRKIPLLRTLSDEQLEILQGNAQERAYKKNKPIFEPDGKDNFIMIVLEGKVRIYLAYPDGKEFTVAFLEQGDIYSSHSKTFAEAREVTKILTINAKAFHLFMLNNPAILISMVKTLGDSLGNTLRIIENLAFLDIDKRLARFLLDAAKEKGVVRQEGTFINLGLSVEDIALAVGSSRQTASMLLNRWERDGVIRRNRKTVYLLDILKLQELGGRTE; encoded by the coding sequence ATGGATTTAAATGAACTGAGGAAAATTCCGCTTTTAAGGACTTTAAGCGATGAACAATTGGAAATTCTTCAAGGCAATGCCCAGGAAAGAGCTTATAAAAAGAATAAACCTATCTTTGAACCAGATGGCAAGGACAATTTCATCATGATTGTGCTGGAAGGTAAAGTACGCATTTATCTTGCCTATCCGGATGGAAAAGAGTTTACCGTCGCCTTTTTAGAACAAGGTGATATTTATAGCAGTCATTCCAAAACCTTTGCCGAAGCGAGAGAAGTTACTAAGATTTTAACAATTAATGCTAAGGCTTTTCATCTTTTCATGCTTAATAACCCTGCCATACTCATCAGCATGGTTAAGACTTTAGGAGACAGCTTAGGGAATACCCTGCGTATCATTGAAAATCTGGCTTTCCTGGATATCGATAAACGTCTGGCCCGCTTTTTACTGGATGCAGCCAAGGAAAAGGGAGTTGTCAGACAAGAGGGCACGTTTATCAATCTGGGTTTATCGGTGGAAGATATCGCCCTGGCCGTGGGGAGTTCCCGGCAGACGGCTTCCATGCTCTTGAATCGCTGGGAAAGGGATGGGGTTATCAGACGCAATCGCAAAACAGTGTATTTGCTGGATATACTCAAGCTGCAAGAATTGGGAGGAAGAACAGAATAA
- a CDS encoding AAA family ATPase: MREKSIKIAISGKGGVGKTTLSSLLCYLYAQAGQRVLAVDADPDANLGTALGFPPELLAQLTPISEERKLLKERTGAEPGTIGAIYSLNPRVDDIPDTYVAEYRGIKLLRMGSVTQGGTGCACPESTLLKSLLDHIVLERNEIAILDMEAGLEHFGRGTARGVDAFIVVVEPGRRSIETAQAVAKLANDLGVKKVYAVVNKVHAGQLAEIEQVIDFLPVLGHFPYDPVVVDADFYGKNLFDLSTSFVQEAEKIKAKIDWLLR; this comes from the coding sequence ATGAGGGAAAAAAGCATCAAAATTGCCATCTCCGGTAAAGGTGGCGTGGGTAAAACGACGTTGTCATCACTATTATGCTATCTGTACGCTCAAGCCGGACAGAGAGTTCTGGCGGTAGATGCCGACCCTGATGCCAATTTGGGAACGGCTCTGGGATTTCCCCCGGAATTGTTAGCCCAGCTGACTCCTATTTCTGAAGAACGAAAACTTCTTAAAGAACGTACCGGAGCTGAACCGGGAACGATTGGGGCCATTTACAGTCTCAATCCCCGGGTGGATGATATTCCGGATACCTATGTTGCAGAATACCGGGGGATTAAACTTCTCCGGATGGGGTCGGTTACCCAAGGAGGAACCGGCTGTGCCTGCCCGGAAAGTACCCTCTTAAAAAGTCTCTTGGATCATATTGTTCTGGAAAGAAACGAAATTGCGATTCTGGATATGGAAGCAGGACTGGAACATTTCGGGCGGGGGACAGCCAGGGGGGTGGATGCCTTTATTGTTGTAGTGGAGCCTGGGCGACGCAGTATTGAAACGGCTCAGGCAGTGGCAAAGCTTGCCAATGACTTAGGGGTCAAAAAAGTTTATGCAGTCGTAAACAAAGTGCATGCAGGTCAACTTGCCGAGATCGAACAAGTGATTGATTTTCTGCCGGTTTTAGGGCATTTCCCCTATGATCCTGTGGTTGTAGACGCTGATTTTTATGGTAAAAATCTGTTTGATCTTAGTACAAGTTTTGTTCAAGAAGCTGAAAAGATAAAAGCTAAAATTGATTGGTTGCTTAGGTAG
- a CDS encoding GNAT family N-acetyltransferase encodes MEIRKATLHDVKQISRIHALSWKSAYKGIVPQAYLDELKEDFWVPAFEAWLKDNVLTAQLIFEKSGAIGCVAYGKSRDKSLPNWGEIVSIYLLPDYFGKGYGNKLLASALSDLKQAGYPDIYLWVLKENQRARHFYEKNKLQCNNDECICEIMGKRLIDIRYCFT; translated from the coding sequence ATGGAAATCAGAAAAGCAACACTTCACGATGTCAAACAAATCAGTCGTATTCATGCGTTAAGCTGGAAATCGGCTTATAAGGGAATTGTTCCACAAGCTTACTTGGATGAACTCAAAGAAGATTTTTGGGTACCAGCTTTTGAAGCTTGGCTAAAAGATAATGTATTAACAGCTCAGCTGATTTTTGAAAAGAGCGGAGCAATTGGCTGTGTTGCCTATGGAAAGTCCAGAGATAAATCTCTGCCAAATTGGGGCGAAATTGTTTCCATTTATCTGTTGCCTGACTATTTTGGCAAGGGATATGGCAATAAGCTGTTAGCAAGTGCCTTATCAGATTTAAAACAAGCGGGCTATCCTGACATTTACTTATGGGTACTTAAAGAAAATCAAAGAGCAAGACATTTCTACGAAAAGAATAAGTTGCAATGTAATAACGATGAATGCATTTGCGAAATTATGGGAAAACGGCTTATTGATATACGGTATTGTTTTACCTAA
- a CDS encoding cell wall-binding repeat-containing protein, producing MTLIGKNKWIITQVKPPGGREVIIATGTNFPDALSGSVIAGSIQSPIILVKPNEIPEKVSLIYLNALSNKTETR from the coding sequence ATGACTTTAATAGGCAAAAACAAGTGGATCATTACCCAAGTCAAGCCTCCCGGAGGCAGGGAAGTCATCATCGCCACCGGAACAAATTTTCCGGATGCTCTCTCCGGCTCAGTTATTGCCGGATCGATACAATCCCCTATCATTTTAGTAAAACCCAACGAGATTCCTGAGAAAGTAAGCTTGATCTACCTCAACGCCCTTTCAAACAAGACCGAAACAAGATAG
- a CDS encoding DUF4085 family protein codes for MHYFTKEWYELEVSAHLELEEDKQAEFMSEEYFQELYKQKSEEFLKELQIVHEEIALKHQTLKEGHIKHEPFNREKVAENFYQSFLDNQNRLKKTLTIIFDNSGSFTTITKMNLDNYEIIRQDSLLQNLLWVNDEIYKTNGKYELHVMLRNVNNELIEFIVSAEHISFEH; via the coding sequence ATGCATTATTTTACAAAGGAATGGTATGAATTGGAGGTTAGTGCTCATTTAGAGTTAGAAGAAGATAAACAAGCGGAATTTATGTCTGAAGAATACTTTCAAGAATTATATAAGCAAAAATCTGAGGAATTTTTAAAGGAATTGCAGATTGTACATGAGGAAATCGCTTTAAAACATCAAACTCTTAAAGAAGGTCATATTAAACATGAACCATTTAACAGAGAGAAAGTAGCGGAAAATTTTTATCAATCATTTTTAGATAATCAAAATCGCCTCAAAAAAACCTTAACCATTATATTTGATAATTCGGGTAGTTTCACTACTATAACTAAAATGAATTTGGATAATTATGAGATTATCAGACAAGATTCTTTACTGCAAAACTTATTGTGGGTTAATGATGAAATATATAAAACAAACGGAAAATATGAATTGCATGTAATGCTTCGGAATGTGAATAATGAGCTAATAGAATTTATCGTTTCTGCTGAACACATATCATTTGAGCATTAA